Proteins found in one Oryza glaberrima chromosome 4, OglaRS2, whole genome shotgun sequence genomic segment:
- the LOC127770532 gene encoding probable LRR receptor-like serine/threonine-protein kinase At3g47570, translating into MFPSVGAKSPPAASHPASFLLCSLLIFLSCNTITPSSAQPSNRSETDLQALLCFKQSITNDPTGAFSSWNISLHFCRWNGVTCGRTSPAHVVSINLSSMELTGVLPDCIGNLTSLQSLLLARNNLEGTIPESLARSSSLIELNLSRNNLSGEIPDSLFNGSSKLVTVDLQMNSFSGIIPPPHKMATLRFLGLTGNLLSGRIPVSLANISSLSSILLGQNNLSGPIPESLSQIANLNKLDLSGNRLSGFVPVTLYNKSSLEFFGIGNNSLIGKIPPDIGHTLPNLKSLVMSLNRFDGSIPTSLANASNLQMLDLSSNLLSGLVPALGSLRNLNKLLLGSNRLGADIWSLITSLTNCTRLLELSMDGNNLNGSLPKSIGNLSTHLQKLKFGGNQITGTIPDEIGKLINLSLLEINTNKQSGQIPMTIGNLKKLFILNLSMNELSGQIPSTIGNLSQLGQLYLDNNNLYGKIPANIGQCIRLAMLNLSVNNLDGSIPIELVNISSLSLGLDLSNNKLSGLIPQQVGTLHNLGHLNFSNNQLSGQIPSSLIQCAVLLSLNLENNNLSGSIPESLSQLPAIQQIDLSENNLSGVVPTGGIFGKPNSVNLKGNKGLCALTSIFALPICPTSPAKRKKNNTRWLLIVILIPTVTVALFSILCIMFTLRKESTTQQSSNYKETMKRVSYGDILKATNWFSPVNKISSSHTGSVYIGRFEFDTDLVAIKVFHLDEQGAHNSFFRECEVLKCTRHRNLVKAITLCSTVDFDNNEFKALIYEFMANGSLEMFVHPKLYQGSPKRVLTLGQRISIAADIASALDYLHNQLVPPLIHCDLKPSNILLDYDMTSRIGDFGSAKFLSSNFTKPEGFVGFGGTIGYIPPEYGMGCKISTAGDVYSFGVLLLEMFTAKRPTDTQFSSDLSLHKYVDSAFPNTIGEVLDPHMPRDEKVVHDLWMQSFILPMIEIGLLCSKESPKDRPGMREVCAKIASIKQEFDKTM; encoded by the exons ACAGATCAGAGACCGATTTACAAGCTCTACTCTGCTTCAAGCAAAGCATAACCAACGACCCCACCGGTGCTTTCAGCTCATGGAACATATCGCTACACTTCTGCAGATGGAATGGGGTCACATGTGGCAGGACATCTCCAGCTCATGTTGTCTCCATAAACCTTAGCTCCATGGAGCTCACTGGGGTCCTGCCTGATTGCATCGGCAACCTCACTTCTCTGCAAAGTCTGCTGCTTGCAAGAAACAACCTTGAAGGTACCATCCCTGAATCCTTGGCAAGAAGTTCATCACTCATAGAGCTAAATCTTTCGCGTAACAACCTATCAGGAGAGATCCCAGATAGTTTGTTCAATGGCTCATCCAAACTTGTCACTGTTGATCTCCAAATGAATTCTTTTTCTGGCATAATTCCCCCTCCCCATAAGATGGCCACTCTTCGATTTCTTGGTCTTACTGGAAACTTGCTTTCTGGAAGAATACCAGTATCCCTAGCAAATATTTCATCTCTAAGTTCCATACTGCTAGGACAAAACAATTTATCAGGACCAATTCCAGAATCCTTGAGTCAAATCGCAAACCTGAATAAGCTAGATCTGAGTGGAAACAGATTATCAGGGTTTGTCCCAGTCACACTGTACAATAAGTCGTCGCTTGAATTCTTTGGTATAGGAAACAACAGTCTTATTGGAAAGATACCTCCTGACATTGGTCACACACTTCCAAATCTCAAATCGTTGGTCATGTCTCTGAATAGGTTTGATGGATCAATTCCAACTTCCCTGGCCAATGCATCAAACCTACAAATGCTTGATCTCTCTAGCAATTTGCTAAGTGGGCTTGTACCAGCATTAGGATCCTTGAGAAACTTGAACAAACTTTTGCTAGGAAGTAACAGGCTAGGAGCTGATATCTGGTCATTAATTACATCTCTGACAAATTGTACTCGATTATTAGAACTGTCGATGGATGGAAATAACCTGAACGGTAGCCTGCCAAAATCAATTGGCAACCTTTCAACACATCTACAAAAGTTGAAATTTGGCGGCAATCAAATAACAGGAACAATACCAGACGAGATAGGGAAGCTTATAAATCTCTCTCTGCTTGAGATCAACACAAACAAGCAGTCAGGGCAAATTCCCATGACAATTGGGAACTTGAAAAAATTGTTTATCTTGAACCTATCCATGAATGAATTGTCAGGACAAATCCCATCTACAATTGGTAACCTTTCACAACTTGGCCAGCTTTATCTTGATAATAATAACTTATATGGTAAAATACCGGCAAATATAGGGCAGTGCATAAGGCTAGCAATGCTAAACTTATCAGTGAACAACCTTGATGGATCCATACCAATTGAACTCGTCAATATATCTTCTCTTTCCTTGGGTTTGGATCTTTCAAATAACAAACTTTCAGGGTTGATACCACAGCAAGTCGGTACATTGCACAATCTTGGCCACCTAAATTTTTCCAACAACCAGTTATCAGGCCAAATTCCTTCTTCACTCATACAGTGTGCTGTTCTATTGTCCCTTAACTTGGAAAACAACAACCTAAGTGGGAGTATACCAGAGTCATTAAGCCAACTGCCGGCAATTCAACAAATTGATCTCTCGGAAAACAATTTATCCGGTGTTGTTCCCACCGGAGGTATCTTTGGAAAACCAAATTCTGTAAACCTGAAAGGAAATAAAGGGTTGTGTGCACTTACATCCATATTTGCATTGCCGATTTGCCCCACCTCACCTGCtaaaaggaagaagaacaatACACGATGGCTACTGATAGTGATTCTCATTCCAACCGTTACTGTTGCTTTATTCTCAATTCTATGCATAATGTTCACTCTTAGAAAGGAAAGTACAACCCAACAATCTTCAAACTACAAAGAAACAATGAAGAGGGTATCATATGGGGACATTCTTAAAGCCACCAATTGGTTCTCCCCAGTCAATAAAATCAGCTCAAGTCACACAGGATCAGTCTACATCGGACGATTCGAGTTTGATACAGACCTAGTTGCCATCAAGGTATTTCATCTTGATGAGCAAGGTGCACATAACAGCTTCTTTAGAGAGTGTGAAGTACTAAAATGCACTCGCCATCGCAACCTGGTCAAAGCAATAACCTTGTGCTCAACGGTGGATTTTGACAATAATGAATTCAAAGCTCTAATATATGAGTTCATGGCAAATGGCAGCCTGGAAATGTTTGTACACCCAAAGCTGTACCAAGGCAGCCCAAAGAGGGTGCTAACGTTAGGTCAAAGGATAAGCATAGCGGCAGATATTGCTTCTGCTCTAGATTATCTCCACAACCAATTGGTACCTCCTCTGATCCACTGTGACTTGAAACCGAGTAATATTCTTTTGGATTATGACATGACCTCACGCATTGGTGATTTTGGGTCAGCTAAGTTTCTATCATCAAATTTTACTAAGCCAGAAGGATTTGTTGGTTTTGGAGGAACCATTGGATATATCCCACCTG AATATGGGATGGGATGCAAAATCTCAACTGCTGGTGATGTGTACAGTTTTGGGGTGCTTCTACTTGAAATGTTCACAGCGAAGCGGCCAACTGACACACAATTCAGCAGCGACCTCAGCCTTCATAAGTATGTGGACTCTGCTTTCCCAAACACAATTGGTGAGGTTTTAGATCCCCATATGCCCCGAGACGAAAAGGTGGTACATGATCTGTGGATGCAAAGTTTCATCCTACCGATGATTGAAATTGGCCTTCTGTGTTCCAAGGAATCACCAAAAGATAGGCCAGGAATGAGGGAAGTTTGTGCCAAAATTGCATCCATCAAACAGGAATTTGACAAAACCATGTGA
- the LOC127770533 gene encoding uncharacterized protein LOC127770533 isoform X1 produces MVRGGGGMLRAALGDGGWRGAALGDGGKLRGGGGWQGAAAAGEGRRPLAAQGRRWREMRRGAGGWLGPAAAHGQGATAASEGRRRLTGKGRRAAATRRETEEEGGGRTATAPQIWLLPTCPRQHCPQVVVVAMALGSSRHHSSDRVRKEKER; encoded by the exons ATggtgaggggcggcggcgggatgctCAGGGCGGCgctgggcgacggcggctggcGAGGTGCGGCgctgggcgacggcggcaagctgaggggcggcggcggctggcaaggggcggcggcggctggtgagGGGCGCCGGCCGCTGGCTGCTCAGGGGCGGCGTTGGCGCGAGATGCGGAGGGGTGCCGGCGGCTGGCtagggccggcggcggctcacgggcaaggggcgacggcggcaagcgaggggcggcggcggctcacgggcAAGgggcgccgggcggcggccacgcgcagggagacggaggaggaaggcggcgggcgCACGGCGACAGCGCCCCAGATCTG GTTGTTGCCCACTTGCCCCCGACAACACTGTCcccaggtcgtcgtcgtcgccatggccTTGGGCTCCTCCCGCCATCACTCCTCTGACCG AGTGaggaaggagaaagaaagaTGA
- the LOC127770533 gene encoding uncharacterized protein LOC127770533 isoform X2: protein MVRGGGGMLRAALGDGGWRGAALGDGGKLRGGGGWQGAAAAGEGRRPLAAQGRRWREMRRGAGGWLGPAAAHGQGATAASEGRRRLTGKGRRAAATRRETEEEGGGRTATAPQIWLLPTCPRQHCPQVVVVAMALGSSRHHSSDRCRAE from the exons ATggtgaggggcggcggcgggatgctCAGGGCGGCgctgggcgacggcggctggcGAGGTGCGGCgctgggcgacggcggcaagctgaggggcggcggcggctggcaaggggcggcggcggctggtgagGGGCGCCGGCCGCTGGCTGCTCAGGGGCGGCGTTGGCGCGAGATGCGGAGGGGTGCCGGCGGCTGGCtagggccggcggcggctcacgggcaaggggcgacggcggcaagcgaggggcggcggcggctcacgggcAAGgggcgccgggcggcggccacgcgcagggagacggaggaggaaggcggcgggcgCACGGCGACAGCGCCCCAGATCTG GTTGTTGCCCACTTGCCCCCGACAACACTGTCcccaggtcgtcgtcgtcgccatggccTTGGGCTCCTCCCGCCATCACTCCTCTGACCG GTGTCGTGCAGAGTGa
- the LOC127770533 gene encoding uncharacterized protein LOC127770533 isoform X3: MVRGGGGMLRAALGDGGWRGAALGDGGKLRGGGGWQGAAAAGEGRRPLAAQGRRWREMRRGAGGWLGPAAAHGQGATAASEGRRRLTGKGRRAAATRRETEEEGGGRTATAPQIWIER, from the coding sequence ATggtgaggggcggcggcgggatgctCAGGGCGGCgctgggcgacggcggctggcGAGGTGCGGCgctgggcgacggcggcaagctgaggggcggcggcggctggcaaggggcggcggcggctggtgagGGGCGCCGGCCGCTGGCTGCTCAGGGGCGGCGTTGGCGCGAGATGCGGAGGGGTGCCGGCGGCTGGCtagggccggcggcggctcacgggcaaggggcgacggcggcaagcgaggggcggcggcggctcacgggcAAGgggcgccgggcggcggccacgcgcagggagacggaggaggaaggcggcgggcgCACGGCGACAGCGCCCCAGATCTG